From the Synechococcales cyanobacterium T60_A2020_003 genome, the window CGTCTGATGATCTGCCGGGTTTAATCGTGATTCACGAGTGGTGGGGACTGAATGAAAACATTGAAGCCATGACCCGTCGTCTTGCTGGAGAAGGCTATGTCGCGCTGGCGGTCGATCTTTACGCAGGCGAAAGCGCTGATGCCCCAGAGCAGGCACTCGCCCTCGTAGACAAGGTCGTGAGTAACCCAACCGCTGCCCTGGATAATTTGAACCAAGCTTACGCCTACCTCAAAGCCCAAGGTATTGACACAATGGGCAGTATTGGCTGGTGCTTTGGCGGAAGCTGGTCGCTGAATACAGCGCTGCTTTTGCCCACTGAACTGGATGCCGCCGTCATCTACTACGGTGGGCAGCTTGTGCTAGACCCGGCAGCTCTGGCAACGTTGGATATGCCAATTCTGGGTATTTTTGGTGAACTCGATGATACCCCGCCTCCGGAAACAGTCCGGACATTTGCCTCTACGCTCCATGATTTGGACAAAGATGCTGCCATCTATCTCTACGAGGGAGCCGATCATGCGTTTGCGAATCCATCCGGTACCCGGTATAACCGCAACGCCGCCACCCACGCCTGGAATGTGACCATTAACTTTTTGAATGAGGCGTTGAAGTAACAAACGGCCATGACTCCGGCAGACATCGAAGCAATTCTGAACCGCGCATTTCAGCAATGTGAGGTTGAAGGCGAAGCCCTTAGCGATCGCCAACAGCAACTTTTGCTGGCTTTGGTGGGTTCAGATGTCATGGCCGCGTTTAATCAGGCGATCGCCCCTGATCCCGCCCAAAATCCGCTAGATCTACTCACCCCAGAACAACGCAGTGCCCTGCTGGACTACATTCAACGTCATTCAGACCAGGACATTTCGTGGAAGGTGGACTTACTCAACGATTGGCTGCAAGGGCGCGACTCTGGCTCGGTGCAGTTTATTCGCGATGAGTACGGGCTACCGTGGTTGGAGCAGGTGCAGCCCATCCACATCAATCGCTATCTGGAATCTGAAGCCTTAACGTTGAACGTGGGCGATCGCATCGAAGTTTCCAATGCCCTCTGGGAATGGGTACAGGACGGTGATCAAGAATGGTTTCCTTGCACGGTGATTCATCTCAAGAGCGACCCATTACCAGGGGAACCGAACCGAACGTGCTGCATCGTTCGCTTTGATAACGGCATGGAAGCCGAAATTCAAGGGATTTACGACTGGAACCGCTATCACTGGCGATCGCCCCAACGATGATAGGGTCTAGGATTCAAATCATCTTTCTGCATGGGCGGAAGAGGGATGTTTCACCGGAGAGAAATGTCCTTCAGATTTCATCTGTGACTCTGCCACCTCCCAGGTCGGTAAGCTAGCGCCTTGCTGTTCCCAATGGGTGTAGGATGCTTCATCGCACCAAGTTGCTAACTTAGGCATCGCCTGTCGATGGGCACCGGAACTACGGTAGGCACGCATCGCGGCTTGATCGTGCCACACGGTTAACGTCCAAAAGGTAAAATTTGGCTGGCGACGCGGCGTTGAGGCCAAGTGTCCCGGTGCGTTTTTCACTTGCCGGAATGATCGTCCCGTATACCAGTAGAAAGCAGGGAGTGTCCAAGGCGATCGCAACCGTAGGCGAGTCACGGAGACAAAGGTGGTTGAGGGGGCGAGGGGAGTATCCATTCCAAAGAAGTTGAGCAACTTAGTTCAAGCCTAATGCCTGTTTCAGCGCTTGACGCATAACGTCTACAGGTGCGGTGTGGTCCAACCAGAGTTCAAAAGCGGTTGCCCCTTGCTGTACCAACATTTCTAAACCGTCAATGGCGATCGCCCCTTGCTGCTTTGCATCTCTTAGAAGTTGCGTGGGATTCGGGGTGTAAATGAGGTCGTACACCAGAGTTCCGGGCTGAATCTGCTGAATTTCATCGGGGGTTAACGGGGATGCATCGATCTTCGGAGCCATGCCCAGAGGCGTTGTATTCACAATCAAACCTGCCGATGAAAGCAGATCGGGCAACACTCCCCACTCAAAAATGTCTAACTTCGCAGATAGTTCTGTGTTCCAACTTTCTAAAAATGCTTGCAACCGATCGCGATCGCGCCCCACCACCTGGATGCGATCGCACCCCAGATCCGCGCATCCAGCCACCACCGCCCGTGCAGCGCCTCCATTCCCCAGCACAACAACGGGACA encodes:
- a CDS encoding dienelactone hydrolase family protein, translating into MKSFIRLTLLALSITTLLVTLQSITVNATPVATTTSSPAQMLMHSHDGDRPVASEAMAQEPSTPVSTEYVTYATVDDTPITGYLARPEGASDDLPGLIVIHEWWGLNENIEAMTRRLAGEGYVALAVDLYAGESADAPEQALALVDKVVSNPTAALDNLNQAYAYLKAQGIDTMGSIGWCFGGSWSLNTALLLPTELDAAVIYYGGQLVLDPAALATLDMPILGIFGELDDTPPPETVRTFASTLHDLDKDAAIYLYEGADHAFANPSGTRYNRNAATHAWNVTINFLNEALK
- a CDS encoding shikimate dehydrogenase produces the protein MTTGQPQITGKTKVLGVIGSPIEHSLSPVMHNAAIAHLGLNYIYLPFAIAPDQLETAIAGFAAIGVQGFSVTIPHKQAIMPLLSDISEVAQTIGAVNTVCRTDTGWFGTNTDVTGFVSPLRTQARDWSQCPVVVLGNGGAARAVVAGCADLGCDRIQVVGRDRDRLQAFLESWNTELSAKLDIFEWGVLPDLLSSAGLIVNTTPLGMAPKIDASPLTPDEIQQIQPGTLVYDLIYTPNPTQLLRDAKQQGAIAIDGLEMLVQQGATAFELWLDHTAPVDVMRQALKQALGLN